In a single window of the Sphingosinicella microcystinivorans genome:
- a CDS encoding acetolactate synthase large subunit — protein sequence MNGAEALIGALSRANVDTCFANPGTSEMQLVAAIDKAPDMRAILCLFEGVVTGAADGYGRMADKPALTLLHLGPGFGNGTANLHNARRAGSPVVNMIGDHATYHLKYDAPLTADIEGFAKPVSDWVGTSASAADLAATGLAALRASLVYPGQVASFIAPADHAWDEANGADEALPTASPPKALDDDLQAAVSALRQNGPVALYLGGRALREDALFQAGRIAAATGARLICETFAARLQRGAGRVPVERLPYFGEQAADYLKDFAAIVCVGAKPPVSFFAYPGKPSWLSPETAELVSLAERHVDALDALTRLAEEVAAPAEPHTLQPAGAPPPEEGPLNPLDLGKVLAAHMPENGIVSDEAATAGLFIFPVTAGAPRHDWLMLTGGAIGQGLPAAVGAAVACPDRKVIALQADGSGMYTVQALWTMARENLDVTTIILNNGSYAILNIELQRVGVENPGTKALSLLDLTNPAINWVSISEGMGVPACRVTTVSEFRLALEDALNHRGPRLIEAMI from the coding sequence ATGAATGGAGCTGAAGCCCTTATCGGAGCCTTGAGCCGGGCGAACGTCGATACGTGTTTTGCCAATCCCGGAACGTCCGAGATGCAGCTTGTCGCGGCCATAGACAAGGCTCCGGATATGCGGGCGATTCTCTGTCTGTTCGAGGGGGTCGTCACCGGAGCCGCAGATGGCTATGGCCGTATGGCAGACAAGCCGGCACTTACACTGCTTCACCTTGGACCGGGCTTCGGCAATGGGACAGCCAACCTCCACAATGCCCGGCGCGCCGGATCACCGGTGGTCAACATGATCGGCGATCATGCCACCTATCATCTGAAATATGATGCTCCGCTTACGGCCGATATTGAGGGATTTGCAAAGCCTGTCTCCGACTGGGTTGGAACCTCCGCAAGTGCGGCCGATCTGGCGGCAACCGGCCTGGCAGCCCTGAGGGCAAGCCTTGTCTATCCCGGCCAGGTCGCTTCGTTCATCGCCCCCGCAGATCATGCCTGGGACGAGGCAAATGGCGCCGATGAAGCCCTCCCCACCGCGTCGCCCCCAAAAGCCCTTGATGATGATCTGCAGGCAGCCGTTTCCGCATTGAGACAGAATGGTCCCGTCGCACTTTATCTCGGTGGCCGCGCACTCCGGGAAGATGCCCTTTTCCAGGCCGGGCGTATCGCGGCGGCGACCGGAGCCCGATTGATCTGCGAAACCTTTGCTGCCCGGCTGCAGCGCGGCGCCGGTCGGGTACCCGTGGAGCGTCTCCCCTATTTTGGCGAGCAGGCAGCGGACTATCTGAAGGATTTCGCGGCGATCGTCTGTGTGGGTGCAAAGCCGCCAGTATCTTTCTTCGCCTATCCCGGAAAGCCCAGCTGGCTTTCTCCCGAAACAGCCGAGCTTGTCAGCTTGGCTGAACGGCATGTGGACGCGCTCGACGCGCTCACGCGTCTTGCCGAAGAAGTCGCCGCCCCGGCGGAACCGCACACCTTGCAGCCCGCCGGAGCCCCGCCACCTGAAGAGGGACCGCTGAACCCGCTTGATCTCGGCAAAGTGCTCGCCGCTCATATGCCTGAGAATGGTATTGTCTCCGACGAAGCGGCAACAGCGGGTCTCTTCATTTTTCCGGTGACCGCAGGCGCACCCAGGCATGACTGGCTCATGCTCACCGGAGGTGCAATCGGACAAGGCCTGCCCGCTGCCGTCGGCGCCGCTGTCGCCTGTCCGGACCGCAAGGTGATCGCCCTGCAGGCTGACGGGTCAGGCATGTATACTGTGCAGGCCCTGTGGACCATGGCCCGCGAGAATCTCGATGTGACGACAATCATCCTGAACAATGGCAGCTACGCCATCCTGAACATCGAACTCCAACGCGTCGGCGTCGAAAATCCCGGCACGAAGGCACTGTCCTTACTTGATCTCACCAATCCGGCGATCAACTGGGTCTCGATTTCGGAAGGCATGGGGGTGCCGGCGTGCCGCGTTACGACCGTGAGCGAATTCCGGCTGGCACTTGAAGATGCCCTCAACCATCGGGGGCCCAGGCTGATCGAAGCCATGATTTAA
- a CDS encoding nucleotidyl transferase AbiEii/AbiGii toxin family protein: MAHTSPLKKSLFLKGSALMGIAYDSPRTTTDIDLTTSLEADKEAVNQVRALLDGAFPQIIVRPGYAGLLLKVHSVTLRPKKRFDTAEFPAIKLKVGYADQGTAAHEALIEGWAATAIEVDISFNEPQTEPRIPAIPGGAELLACSFTDLIAEKPRAMPQQVVRRRNRRQDVYDPRVQRA, encoded by the coding sequence ATCGCGCATACCAGCCCTCTGAAAAAATCTCTCTTCCTCAAGGGCAGCGCCCTGATGGGGATTGCCTATGACAGTCCCCGCACGACGACGGATATCGACCTCACAACCAGCCTTGAAGCGGACAAAGAAGCTGTCAACCAGGTGAGAGCCTTGCTGGATGGCGCCTTCCCGCAGATCATCGTCAGACCGGGTTATGCCGGCCTGCTCCTCAAAGTACATTCAGTGACACTGCGTCCGAAGAAGCGGTTTGACACGGCCGAGTTCCCCGCCATCAAACTGAAAGTCGGATATGCAGATCAAGGCACTGCGGCACATGAAGCCCTGATAGAAGGATGGGCAGCCACTGCCATCGAAGTCGATATCTCCTTCAACGAACCGCAGACAGAACCACGAATCCCTGCCATACCCGGCGGCGCGGAACTCCTAGCCTGCAGCTTCACGGATCTCATTGCAGAAAAACCCCGTGCCATGCCGCAGCAGGTCGTGCGCAGGCGCAATCGGCGGCAGGACGTCTACGATCCCCGCGTCCAGCGTGCCTGA
- a CDS encoding HsdM family class I SAM-dependent methyltransferase, with translation MANERKTENLVRDRLRKLGYFADGALRVEEQRSDNPKISKLLKNASKRGTGIGLPEFVITSADFPDLIIVIECKGSPQRHRSAKLDQYADYACDGALLYASFLSKAYNVIAIGVSGETDAECTISHFLHLENEHSFTEFAGDALLIFDDYVKLFQSSPEKFNHDYSGLLTYTQKLNANLHKLKVKESQRSLLLSGILISLKNQSFIASYSKQKTALQLTQSLVQTIVNELVDDGIDKDRIQSLKNAYSFISSHAILSRKKEDLVELIQEIDKEINSFMRTYEYFDTIGQFYIEFLRYANNDKGLGIVLTPPHITELFADLAGVDANSVVWDNCCGTGGFLISAMKRMVADCKGDTSKVKKLKESQLFGSEIQDDIYALAISNMILQGDGKSGISPNSCFEDAARIKEKKPNVGLLNPPYKSNADDPEELDFILNNLSALEVNGTCVAIVPISTVLASDGPGLILKQRLMKEHTVEAVMSMPEDLFHNSDVGVITCTLVVTAHKPHAAGKKTWLGYWRDDGFVKQKGKGRIDAHHKWQSIKDTWLAAFKNREVDGRTSVMVELAASNEWCAEAYITTDYSTLTENEFARELRKYLSYRIGEGV, from the coding sequence ATGGCAAACGAACGAAAAACTGAAAATCTCGTCCGAGATCGTCTACGAAAACTTGGATATTTCGCGGACGGCGCTCTGCGCGTGGAAGAGCAGCGAAGTGATAATCCGAAGATAAGTAAACTTCTTAAGAATGCTTCGAAACGGGGGACCGGAATCGGGCTTCCTGAATTCGTCATCACGAGCGCCGATTTCCCCGATTTAATAATCGTGATCGAGTGCAAGGGAAGCCCGCAGCGGCACCGCAGCGCTAAGCTTGATCAATACGCCGACTACGCGTGTGACGGCGCGCTTCTCTACGCGTCGTTTCTCTCAAAAGCCTATAATGTCATCGCTATTGGCGTAAGCGGCGAAACTGATGCTGAATGCACGATCAGCCATTTTCTGCACCTTGAGAATGAGCATTCGTTCACGGAGTTTGCAGGGGACGCCCTCCTGATCTTCGATGACTACGTCAAATTATTTCAGAGCTCGCCCGAAAAGTTCAACCACGACTACAGTGGATTGCTCACCTACACGCAGAAGTTAAACGCGAATCTCCATAAACTAAAAGTGAAAGAGTCTCAGAGAAGCCTTCTGCTGAGCGGAATCTTGATTTCGCTGAAGAACCAGTCGTTTATTGCTTCGTACTCTAAACAGAAGACGGCTCTTCAGTTAACACAGTCTTTAGTGCAGACCATCGTAAACGAGTTAGTTGACGACGGGATCGACAAAGACAGAATACAGAGTCTAAAGAATGCGTATTCATTCATATCCTCTCATGCAATACTCTCCCGCAAGAAGGAAGATCTCGTGGAGCTTATCCAAGAGATTGACAAAGAAATAAACTCATTTATGCGGACGTATGAGTATTTCGATACAATTGGTCAATTTTACATTGAGTTTCTAAGGTACGCAAATAACGACAAGGGCTTGGGAATTGTTCTGACGCCGCCTCATATCACGGAGCTATTTGCTGACTTAGCCGGAGTAGACGCAAATAGTGTTGTTTGGGACAACTGCTGCGGAACAGGTGGATTTCTGATCAGCGCGATGAAGAGGATGGTTGCTGACTGTAAAGGAGACACCTCCAAGGTTAAGAAACTTAAAGAGAGTCAACTTTTTGGTAGTGAAATCCAGGATGACATTTACGCGCTAGCCATCTCCAATATGATTTTGCAGGGCGATGGTAAAAGCGGAATCTCGCCGAACTCCTGTTTCGAAGACGCCGCACGGATCAAGGAGAAGAAACCGAACGTCGGCCTGCTCAATCCCCCCTATAAGTCTAACGCCGATGATCCAGAGGAGTTGGATTTCATTTTGAACAACCTCTCCGCACTTGAAGTAAACGGCACGTGTGTTGCCATTGTGCCAATCTCCACCGTCTTGGCGTCAGACGGCCCGGGCTTAATCCTCAAGCAAAGGCTCATGAAGGAGCATACGGTAGAAGCCGTCATGTCCATGCCAGAGGATCTGTTTCATAATTCGGACGTGGGGGTGATCACCTGCACGCTCGTCGTAACGGCGCACAAGCCTCACGCTGCGGGCAAAAAAACGTGGTTAGGCTACTGGCGCGATGATGGCTTCGTTAAGCAGAAGGGGAAGGGCCGGATCGACGCTCATCACAAGTGGCAGAGCATCAAAGACACTTGGCTTGCCGCCTTCAAGAACAGGGAGGTCGATGGTCGCACTTCTGTGATGGTTGAGTTGGCGGCCTCCAATGAATGGTGTGCGGAAGCTTACATTACGACAGACTATTCAACTCTAACCGAGAACGAGTTCGCACGGGAGCTGCGGAAGTATCTCTCGTATCGCATTGGTGAGGGGGTATGA